The Cryptomeria japonica chromosome 2, Sugi_1.0, whole genome shotgun sequence region tttttctctctttctattgTTGGTGTTTGATTGTAGGTGATCCTTAGGATTTTAGGGTTGAAGAATAAAATCTaccattaattaattatttaattttgttttttttcctCCTACAAATGTGTTAGTAGGTTGTACAACCTTCATGGCAAATATTTTTACTATGAATGCTCCTTTCATTGAATTTAGGAACATTATATATGGAAATAAGGATTTTTAAACCTTTGGATTTAATGATGAGGTCCTTTTGGCCTAAAAATGCCCTGTTTGAAAGCTATTCACCAAGTCTAAGCTTTAAACTCTTATTTACTAGTACATCATATGATTTCCAAATCAAGTGAAATGAAAGTCAATTTTGACTTTCTTGAGCCTCTTGGATGTGTTGGAAAAAATAAAATTGCGACTAACATCAAAAAAAGAGGTGTAATCACCCATATACAACCAAAAAAGTCATATTACACAAAAGATTAACATATCTTTATAATTACTTTGTAATTATCCAAATTATTAAAAATGCAAGAGAAGAACACACAAGAATTTAAAAGATAATATAAAGAAAAATCTAATCtctcaataaaaaaataatagtaCTCGAAATTCTCAAACTCAAGGATTCAATACCATGCTAGAAATTTAAAAGATAAGCATAATATACGAAATTTTTAAGAGATAAATATTATATGAACATAAAGATGagcaaatttgtcaaaagatgaaaAGATTATATAATGACCTTGTAAAGAGAAGTTGCTAGAAAATGATTGAAAATACAAGCTAGGTAGTGATTTATAATATACTCAAGGAGAGAGTGGAAGTGGCAAGTCCAACCAATAGGAAGTGGTCATCAAATGGCCTAAAAATAAAATATGTAACTCCCTTATAAGATGACTACACCTCAACAATACACTTACCTAATTAAACTTATTTTATTAACCTAAACCACCTAGGAAAGGGAAATACAAATCTACATTGACATCCAATAGATGCAAATTTATTAAATCCATCTCTATTCATGATTTCTTAATAGTTATGAAAGAGGGATAGGTATATATACTAATAGAAATGAGGAATTGAAATTCTAGCCTATGTTTGCTTGAAAGGAATTTGTGAATAATAGCCTACTATTGGAATAATTCCAATAATATGAGCTTATCAATAACACACTTTGGTAACTTGCATGAAGCCTTTAGTGATACAACCAACTATGATAAAAGAGAAAGTGGAAAATTGTAATTTTTTCATGAGGTAGCCATGACAATatctttcataaaaaaaatattggTTAAGATCATTTTCAATCCGAATCCTTATGATGAAGAACACAAATGCTTCATTTACCCTTTCAAAATACCTTTAACTTTTCTTTAGCTCAAGTTGAGGTTAATgttcaaacattttattttaatcaatACCCATATTTCCTTCTCTATTCAATCCTAACAGTGTTGTTCTTCTAGATATATTGTAGACTACATACGAAGCTATGCATTTTTCCTAATTCTTTAACTGTAGCTACTTGATTGTGCAAATTATCACTAATAATAGAAACCCAATCAATATATTCCTTTCTCCTTGTAAATATTGAATATAACATTTAGagattgatttttttatatttgagTTACCATTGATTTGATTTAGCAAGGTAATGATATCATTGATCTCTTCATGGAATTTACCCCCGTACAGTGAATTGGGATATCTAGACATGGATGTAGCTTAGAAATCCCTTGTTAATATGAGTGGATTTTATCACGGTTTAGGGGAAATGGGGCTTGCACATATGACAAGATCTTATGGATATTTTTTCAAGCTTAAAGTGTCTCCATCTCTTGTTAACATGTGGAAATATTAGAAATCTACTATCAAATTATTGAAATGGTGGGGTACTTCTCTTTGGTATGGTCTCAACTTCTCCACTTCCATGTGGTGGAACAAGTTGATTTAAAAGGAAAACTTGAACATTTTTCTCCCTTCCTCATTCCTCAAGCCCATTGTCTCTTTCATAAGTTGTGTAGAATTTTAGTTGTCTAAGAGATATCATTTATTTTGGAGCTTATACGACCAAATTGTATGGCCTCTCACTACATGACAAGAGTGTGACTAATCTTATCCTTTCCCTATGAACTCTAGATTAAACTCTCCATACAAGTGCCTTGTAACTTCCTCAAAGGTTTGCACTAGCTATCTACCTAACACTTCACCTTATCTCCTCTCAAAATGATCTACCTTTAGCCTGTTTGTAAACTCCCCCTTGTCCTCCACCTCAATATCAAATAGAAccttctttttttaaaaatatcttGGTCACAACTTAGTTCTCACCTCTAGAAAATCTAAAGTAGATATCAACTCCCCAAACCTTGCATTAAAACTTCTCACTTCAAACTATTTGTTAGTTGCAAACTGCATTTGTTCAACTCTAGCCCCTCTCTTGCCCCTTCTGCTCCCAACCTGAACATGTCAAACACATTTAAAGACTGTTTATTAAATTGCTTACTACTTATGTAAATCTATTATCAAGGGTCTCCTTGACATTTTTGGTTGTCGACTTTTCTGGAAGAATCCTCTATTAAGATTTGACAATGTCATTTTTTAATCTATTAGACAAGTTGTTATCTATCATTTATGAAAAGAAAGATGTTACCATCTTCAGTCACTCTAATTCTCCAATAACTTGTTATCCGgaaaattttaatattatattttagatCGCCAACTTTCCCAACCTTTTATATAAAATCTCTTCAAATTAATTTCTATAACtaatacaacaatacaacaaattaCTAAACTAAATTCCACtttattgaaaatatttaataaaatcacCTTTAAAACATTTTCTCTAACTTCCCAAAAACATTCCTTCTATCCAAACAAATCAACCAAAATATTCGTTTTCCTTCTTTTCGAATACTTAAGAATCTTATTCTATATTTCTTTTTTTAGTATCCTAACCCTAATCAATTCCCCGCATTCTTTTTTTTTATTAGAAAAATGCATAtattaatgaaaaataaattgCCACTCTTTTTGACAACTTTAAAATAATACGGACAAAGATAGTCAAAAGTCTTTAACTTAAGTAGCACGCAAATATTTCATAAGTGGGTCAAATTATCCAACCTAAATGTAGCACAAGTTGGCACTTGTTTTTCTACCATTTATTTGCAAAGGCAGTCCCAATCATACAACCGTCATGGTCACATTGGGAACCCCGAGCTAGCATCACGTACACGTATTCAAATTATGCTTTTCTAACTCTTTGTTTATAAACCTTAAGAGCTTAATattctaaatatttttaaaatgtgtttaatattatgattattgaatgtattaaatttgatataatttagGATTAAGTAAATTactgtttttaatttattttttatttttaaaaatcttttaagGACAAATATGCAATCATAGATttgttttatatttgtaaatttgtGTTGTAGGATTTGTAGATTTTTGTACTTTATTTTGTCTAATATGTCTTAACTTCTTTTAAGCTTCTTGATATTCATGAAGTGAAGGTATTTGGATATACTTTTGTAGAGATGTTATTGTGTCACGAAGGGACATGTTCTCCTAGATCAACCCGTCAAAAAGTGTATCAATATACTCCTAAATTTTTTGTGTGAAATTAGAATCATTTTAGTGTTCTAGTTGAAGTGTTTTTGTTCCTTAAAATAAGAGAAAATTAATGAATATTTAATAGTTCCTTAAAATAAGAGAATTTATGAATATTTAATAGTTCCTTGATGATTAAAATTGACACACTAAATGACTTCAAATACAAAACATAGCAATAAATCACTCAAAATTGTACTTAATTATAACggtttaaatttgaaaaattaaaggcATGATTATATGTAATTGGGACATGGATAAGGGGAATGCATCGAGATGTACAAGGATAGGGGAGAATTAAGGGGTAGGTGTATAGGAATGTGAGAATAATAAGAATGGTGTAGGAGCTAAATGCATGGATAGAGTTAATAAATGCTAGAATAAAATGATTATAtagatgtatgtgtgtgtataaagATAGGGTAcagataaatgcatacatatatgtgtatgtggatGGATAAAAGACTAGGGGAACAGACCCAACTTTGCATAATATTATGTCATTTGTACTTATGTACATGAATCAAGTCACTTCCTCAAAATGGGCACAAAATTAAATGGAAAATGTAATAAGTATGTAAATTTCACTATTACAATAAGGAGATgggaaaatataaattaaaatattattttttaaaattaaatacaaatatgcAGGGTATTTATCTTTAAGAACTATGATGAAGAATTCTACTAATGACACACAAAATTAACTCACCAAATATCCAAAAAAATATCTTTTATGTGCTCAATATCCTAGTGTTAGAAGAGGCTCAAAATACTCTATAAGGTTTAATCTTGAGTTGCTTGAGGCCATTACTAAGCAACATGGATATATCctttaaaaaatatttgatttaGTAGATAACAAAATTTTGTAACTGTATTCACTATGTAGTCTTCAATGTTTAAATATTTACAAGGATGATGGTAATTAAAAATACTATTAAGGAAGCTAGCATATTGCAATGGTCAAGTTCAATCAACCTCTTGTTAGAATCACATTGTGTCCATGATACACTTGCAATCCTATTTTTAATGTTGTTTTCTCTAAACATCTTCTAGAGGGTGTAACTTTTGATCCAAGGCATTGATTTCAATaatttatttgaagtgaataaCTTAATGAGACAAATGCTTGTAATTGATAAAAAAATATGAAGCTTGAAAATCACTAAAAACGTATAACCCctcaaaaagagagaaaataagttCCAAAGTTTTACAATATGATACCTAAGAGAAATAATAATAGGAAGTGGACTTGAGACATTGTAATGAAATTGAATAAGGATGTCAAGGTAAAAGGTTAGCTAGtagtgtcacatagtgaggagcactaTAATAGGTCCAAAGATATTATGGAATTATATTAATATCTATACTTAGAAAAAGTTTAATGCCATGTGTTATGGAAATAATAGTGTTACGAACAAGTATTCTAGCTTCTCTTTGAAATTCTCTACAATCAGTAGTAGTATGACCATGCATGTGATGGTAAGAACAAAAGAATAAATTCGTGCAATCACCTTTTTCAAGGGTGGGGAGATGATCAAATGGTCTTATAAGTCTCTCAACAAGATTCTATCCTCTCTAGATAAAGGATGAAGTTTATGTAAAAGTACTATGTCTTGTGGTAGAGGATGGTTAGGTTTTGATGAAGGAGTTGGTAAGTAAGGAAAATATATGTCTTGTCTATTATACTGAGATGTGGGTTCTATAGGGATCTTAATTTCTTGTTTCATACATCCAAGACCTTGTCCACTATATTCTTGCCTAGAAAGCATGTCAAAACCAAGTGTGTAATTTATGTGCAACTCTAATGGGAAAAGATTTGCATCATCAAACTCATTAAAATTGGTTGTATAAGCATATTTTGAGGCACCAAAAGGATTAATAGATGAAGGAGGATTGATCCTTGTGGGAGGATACACATCTTTATGCATCATTCATGTCCATTTGGGATGTAAGATAGTCCTTTTtattaagttgtttggatgagagGAAGTGCTTTCACCATTTAATGTTTTATTTCTACTCAATGTAATGTTACATGACATATCattaaggaaatgaataacatcTTCTTGCATTAAAATATTGTGATGATTAAGGTAAGCTCTAGGAGATTAATAGGCATCTAAGTCCAAATATGTGTCAAGATTTTGATTATCAATGTTTATAGCATGATCCTCTTGTACCAAAGAATCCTTATACAAGAGGCTAGTCTTGGGAGAAGAATCATCATTACTTTCCAATGCTTCATCTCTGGGAGATAAATTATTGAGAAAAGTATTAATGCTATCATCTTATTGGGCCAAAATATCCTCATCAATAAGGGAAACTTTGGGAGAGGGACAAGTATGGTTCATTTTTGTTGAACTTACTTTAGCATTGAGgcaagggggtgaattagtttggacCTAAATTAATTAAACTGCATtcacaatccacaataaatttAACCTTATCCTTATCAACAATAATGAAAGATGAAACAATGAATCACCATGCACAGGATAACACTAGGTTTATGAGgcaaacccaaacaaggaaaaatcacgATGAGAATCAACTCTCAATATATGAAAAGATTACAATTTTGTTTTAGGTTCACTGCCAAGGAAACACACTACTCTCTGAAGGACTTGCAAGATGAGATGCACTatcctagggcaagatacaaaggacttgtaggctaagatgcactaccttagggcaagataaaAAACCTTCTTAGGAGACTCATTGTCccctagcaaggtacatgaatatatGGATTAGTAAAGAATATGCCTTCAACAATATtgcctccaaaaatctccaagaatgaagctatccttgaatctCTATCTCAAGAAACTAACTTCACAACAATCATAACATATCTAACATAGTAATTGTCTATATCAATATCATAAAAGAGAAAGTATCCATAGTACACAATTGATAGAGAAAAATTCAAATATCAGTATTGTCAAACATGTCACCATAGTATGTTAGATATCAATACCAAAAGAGTGGATATGAAACATCTAATCAACCCACGCTTGAGATCCTTTGTTTATGTTAACACAATCTAAAACAATCTTAAGAACATCATTCATTTGAACTCACCATTTCAATAATTGAGATAACAATATGCACTATCCACACTCATCCATCAATATTTCAATATTCTTCATTCAATTACACCATGTAACAAGAATGTCAACACCTAGCACCAAGAAACATATCATACTAATTAGCAACCAATAGGTAGATAAACATGATCTCCCATATTTTTGGCAATCCATATGATCAAGAACAATATACATCTTCATTATTGCAAAAATCACTCTCTCCAACCAATCACCATATCATCACTAACATCTCACCATCCACCACCAATCAAAGACCACACATAGGACAACATACATTGTTAGACATCAAATTGACactaatgacaacacatattgccaacagaTTTCAACATTATTTGTAGGGGGATTACCACATGTGCAACATGAGACATCTACCAAAGCTCTTATGAAAGAAAAATATACCATGAACATCTTTGAAAAAATCATTATCTAGTGATATGAAATGTCTATGAAGAATTTTAGAAATGAACTAAATGACATGAACATCATTGAAATCCTAATTATGCAATACATTAAGACGCCAATACAAGtaatatgaaataaaatataccTCTTCAACAAATGATCTTGATAAATGTAGCTAATAAGTAATGTGATCAAATGTGAAAGTGCAAATCAATCATATTTTGTAGGATTcatgaattaaataagaaattagatGTAAAAAGTTCAAATCATAATTATGTAAAATGTAAGAagcatcaagttcaccaaaatgaaatgtatggaAATGAGGTCTTAGCTTAGGGATGCAAACTAAGAACTTATCCATTCACCATTTCCAAATTTGAATAATTTCATTGGTGAAACAACCAACTAGGTTCAACTTTAGTCCGTAAGGAGAGCTCAACATTGATTAATTGTTCCCCTTtgcatttgatttgattggatatgaTTATGATATGAATATGCAAGATCTAGGCAAAGTGATAAAAATTGACAACATTCCGCATAAAGAGAAAGATACAAAACTAGAAACCAAAACAAAAATACAAATCTAGGAGGTAGAGAATAACTCGTAGTTGTAATTTAGAGTTGAAAGTGTGGGACCAATGTTCTAGTCACCCTAGTTTGAAGGTGTCATCATTGACATAAAGCTTTAGGTTCCACATTAGAAAGCTCTGCATATCTTTCTCTCCAAAAAATAGCCTAAAAGTGTTAGAAACTAGAGCAAATTGGTATACTCTAGGGGTTTTTGCCTGATCAAAGTCTAAGATTGTTTGTCTTAGTTTTCTATACATAATTCTATAACTCTCAATTATTGGATCTATACCCGCACACATGAAAGAGGGAAAATGAttatgttgtataggggcttgcctaagtcaaaccctttaTTAGTGTTTCCACCTtcacaacaactatgatgatgagGAGACCTTACCTCTAGTAGGGCAAAGGCTAAATCATAATTGAAATGCCTAAATGAAATTATATTACCTTAGGATTGGTAATAGTattgatgcaattctctttagataaGTCTTTCAAGTGctaatgcaataacatgataagacataaaaaatcaatcataaAATCATACTTGAATGCAGGTTGTTGTATCTTGCTACTCCATAATGCTCAAATTTGAAGATACTTTCTCAATAGGAATGACAATGTTTGCTCTTCTTATTGTTAGGCTTTGTGAATGATAAATGGTTGCTTTATATAGGGTTCGCTAGGTATTTACTAATTTAGTTCGACTACCAATAGTTAAATGAAATATTAAGATCAAATAAAAAATGGTAGGAGCTTAAATTCATACACCTTTGAATTTGGGCTCCTCTTGGAGGGACTAAGGCATTGGGTACCCTAGTCAATTGGGAcaagggcgctaggtgccctggtccgcTCAAAAAGGGACTATAGAAAGGTGGTTGCAGAGTATCAAGACCCAGGACATAGGATGTGGTCTCAATCTTAGGATATGATTACAATCAGACAAGATAAGGCCAAAATAGGCTTGAAGTGAGCTAGGAGAGAGCACACTAAAGCAGGGGCCCAAATAGAGTGTGGAATTGTAAAGGGGTACAATTTACTATACTACACCAAATTCAAATTGTTTTGTACCTCTTGATGATTCAAATAATATACCATGTGATTATGATTCTATTCAAGAGTTTGATTCTTTAGAGATCTTTGCATCTTTAGATGACGAGGATGATGGTGTTTCTTTAGATTCTCCTTCTCATCCTATCAAGACCCTTCACCTTCATTGATTCCTTATATAGAACCATTAATTGAAACCCCCTTATTCTTGCTTCTTCATTTTATTACTTTGATTCAATAAGATCATTATAGTCTTTTAGATTCATCTGTGTGAGATTTGTGTGAGATGAGTACTTGATAGGTATTTCAACTTTATTTTGTCAATctcatattaaaaattcaaaagagTTACTCAAGGATATCCACTTCATATTTGATGATAGTTGCAACACAACTATTATCACATCATCATTATCTTTGAAGATTGTGTTCATGAGTTTGTAGCATATAACTTTTTTGTGGCATACTTCAGCATGGAGACATTTGAGTCATTGTAAGAGGTAGTTATCATGGGATTTCTTCCCATATCTCTCTTCTTGGAGTTGGATTTTTTCTTCATACACCATTGTACTTGTTCCTCTTAAGGGGAGGATTCGAGGAATGTTATTTGCGAGCATTGGATCATCTTTTGTCTTCAAACTATCACCATTGATATAGAAGCTACTTCATTATGAGCGAATCTAAATTATTAGTATTTCTCTCCTATGGGGAGATATCTAATTTAATCTAATTTGGTTGGATTGTTTCAGCTTGTGTTTTTTAGATAATTGACTGAGATGAAGATCTCCTTTAGACGTGGCAGCTCCCCAATTAGAGAGCTCCATAACTACACCAAGTGGCGGTACTTCCATACAGAAATTAATTAGCAAACCATTATCCATGCAGATCATGGAGATACCGCTAAAACGGATGTACGACAGATCACTGCAAAACAAATGGATCGGAGCAGATAACATTATAAATCACTTAAATCCACAGTTATTCATCAATTCTCACAATCTGCGGACATGGCTTCTCACAGAGAAAATGGCGGCGAGTCGAAAAACGAGGAGTTTATGGATAATATGATGCTTGGGCTCTGTGTGGGTCTTTTCACTGCGGTTCTGCTCATGGCGGTGATCACGATTCTGGCAATTCTTTATAATCGGCGGCGCCGCCGTTTTCCAATCCAATTCTTTAGCAATAGGGATGGGGATCCCATCCGCCTGCAAGTTTTTCCCCTCGAAAAATCAGTTGTAGAGAGTTTTCTTGTGTTTGTTTATCCGTGGGAGAATTTTAAGGATGCAGGGCTCGAATGCGCCGTGTGTTTGCGTGAATTTGAGGAGAATGAGAAAGGGCGCGTTTTGCCTGTGTGTAAGCACAGCTTTCATGTCGACTGTATCGACGCCTGGTTTCAGTCGTATTCGACTTGTCCTCTCTGTCGAACAAGACCCACCATCCCTCATGAGAAGTAATTTAATGGATTTGTGCATTTGTGCATTGGGTGATTTAAACAGAGGTTCAACATTTTTGTGTCTGGTCCCTGTAAATTGAAAGGATTTTGTAAGGGTGAATTCACAATAGATGTAAGGATTCAGCCATGGGAATATGGTTATCATCATTTTCTGTCCGGTCCCTGTAAATTGAAAGGATTTTGTAAGGGTGAATTCACAATAGATGTAAGGATTCAGCCATGGGAATATTGTTTTCGGTGATGATATGGATTTGTTGGTTTGGTTTCTTGATTGTCCATATTGGCTAGCCTCTTGGGGCATCCAAAGAAGATTAGGGCTCAAAAATCGGTGGATTCATGGAAACAATCGGTTTTCTTTGTAACAATGAGGTGGATTCATTGAAACAATTGATTTTTTATCTTTGTA contains the following coding sequences:
- the LOC131028239 gene encoding RING-H2 finger protein ATL2-like, with the protein product MASHRENGGESKNEEFMDNMMLGLCVGLFTAVLLMAVITILAILYNRRRRRFPIQFFSNRDGDPIRLQVFPLEKSVVESFLVFVYPWENFKDAGLECAVCLREFEENEKGRVLPVCKHSFHVDCIDAWFQSYSTCPLCRTRPTIPHEK